One window of the Streptomyces sp. TS71-3 genome contains the following:
- a CDS encoding polysaccharide lyase family 8 super-sandwich domain-containing protein, whose protein sequence is MEPSRRAVLSVLSLGTAAGLSAVAGAGPAWAASGASRAPGAATGPRGAAAADEAGGDEAAVLANTVAMLAGTEESNARPDVAAKVAAIQKTARDRLALLTPEGDGALFTGVPLGTSDSNLTRSFQYLYEIALATSTPPGPTPPAGDVLYGDEDTRRRVIDGLARLYDEYYGDQSKGYYGNWFNWEIGISQHVSKALVLLRDTLAGYRPDLTATYVAAMDGYLRNGKDGDVDLDSRFHTGANLADITTNRVLQGAVLDDPARISKAVSDQLTVLATVDPYDLKHGVTDGFYADGSFIQHASVAYTGTYGTGLLSRVVQTVKLLDGTGYLGDADPAAVARGWVRDGFAPLIFEGWMMEAVKGRGASRSKSGYGDVATVVEAVVDLSAYSTGTDATALRGYVKHLHATTKAPLDPATFVSPVSIARYADILADASVPAHDLKEASYTAAFHAMERTVHHRPGFAFALARSSERISKYEYMSGENLMPWFQGDGAHYLYLSGQDQTEAYGAAHFAVVPPYRLAGVTAPVETRKTVPELYGTAWYDNPGAGFTSSSESQNTYVYFPRGTNAFSGGATLGDLAAAGLVQSDDVAWAAKQAGELPGDFVAYRNATATKSWFLLDDEIVVLAAGVGDPAGRAVTTTVDSRIAAPGDTLALTGRFADGTPWPGPGAQAAGHSAPLAWLRYANDTRRTAVGYAFLTGPRNRGGAAGHPAPAPTAPPTATLETVTRSLQAVNTTNPATSVTKQVFWLGVEQTAGAPEGTLAYALLPGATEARLRAYAHEPLTVLANTPRLQAVEHTGLGLLAANAFVPGTHRVGRRLTVDGPASVLLREGRDGALSLAVCDPTTHRDTVTITVHGRPLRTVTADDGVGVHRVPGGTRVEVTTRHAYGRSLTATLR, encoded by the coding sequence ATGGAGCCGTCGCGCCGCGCCGTGCTGTCCGTCCTGTCCCTCGGCACCGCGGCCGGGCTCTCGGCCGTGGCCGGGGCCGGGCCCGCCTGGGCCGCCTCCGGAGCCTCACGTGCCCCGGGAGCCGCGACCGGCCCGCGGGGCGCCGCGGCCGCCGACGAGGCCGGCGGCGACGAGGCCGCCGTGCTGGCCAACACCGTCGCCATGCTCGCCGGCACCGAGGAGTCCAACGCCCGGCCCGACGTCGCCGCCAAGGTCGCCGCGATCCAGAAGACGGCCCGCGACCGGCTGGCCCTGCTGACGCCCGAGGGTGACGGCGCACTCTTCACGGGCGTGCCGCTCGGCACCAGCGACTCCAACCTGACGAGGTCGTTCCAGTACCTCTACGAGATCGCGCTCGCCACCAGCACGCCGCCGGGCCCTACTCCCCCGGCGGGTGACGTCCTGTACGGCGACGAGGACACCCGGCGCCGGGTCATCGACGGCCTCGCCCGGCTGTACGACGAGTACTACGGGGACCAGTCGAAGGGTTACTACGGCAACTGGTTCAACTGGGAGATCGGGATCTCGCAGCACGTCAGCAAGGCGCTCGTGCTGCTCCGGGACACGCTAGCCGGCTACCGGCCCGACCTCACCGCCACCTACGTCGCCGCGATGGACGGCTACCTCCGCAACGGCAAGGACGGCGACGTCGACCTCGACTCGCGGTTCCACACCGGCGCCAACCTCGCCGACATCACCACCAACCGGGTCCTCCAGGGCGCCGTCCTCGACGACCCGGCGCGGATCTCCAAGGCGGTCTCCGACCAGCTCACCGTGCTCGCCACCGTCGACCCGTACGACCTGAAGCACGGTGTCACCGACGGCTTCTACGCGGACGGCTCCTTCATCCAGCACGCGTCCGTCGCCTACACCGGCACGTACGGCACCGGGCTGCTCAGCCGCGTCGTGCAGACGGTCAAGCTGCTGGACGGCACCGGCTACCTCGGCGACGCGGACCCGGCGGCCGTGGCGCGCGGCTGGGTCAGGGACGGATTCGCGCCGCTGATCTTCGAGGGCTGGATGATGGAGGCCGTCAAGGGCCGCGGCGCGTCACGCTCCAAGAGCGGCTACGGCGACGTCGCGACCGTCGTGGAGGCGGTCGTGGACCTCTCCGCCTACAGCACCGGCACCGACGCCACCGCCCTGCGGGGCTACGTCAAGCACCTTCACGCCACCACGAAGGCCCCGCTCGACCCGGCCACCTTCGTCTCCCCCGTCAGTATCGCCCGGTACGCCGACATCCTCGCCGACGCCTCCGTGCCGGCCCACGACCTCAAGGAGGCGTCGTACACGGCCGCGTTCCACGCGATGGAGCGCACCGTGCACCACCGGCCCGGCTTCGCGTTCGCGCTCGCCCGCAGCTCCGAGCGGATCAGCAAGTACGAGTACATGAGCGGCGAGAACCTGATGCCCTGGTTCCAGGGCGACGGCGCGCACTACCTCTACCTCTCCGGCCAGGACCAGACCGAGGCGTACGGCGCCGCTCACTTCGCCGTCGTGCCGCCGTACCGCCTCGCCGGTGTCACCGCACCCGTCGAGACCCGCAAGACGGTGCCCGAGCTGTACGGCACGGCGTGGTACGACAACCCGGGCGCGGGCTTCACCTCGTCCTCCGAGTCGCAGAACACGTACGTCTACTTCCCGCGCGGCACCAACGCCTTCTCCGGCGGCGCCACGCTCGGCGACCTCGCGGCAGCCGGCCTCGTCCAGTCCGACGACGTCGCCTGGGCGGCGAAGCAGGCCGGTGAGCTGCCCGGCGACTTCGTGGCCTACCGGAACGCCACCGCCACCAAGTCGTGGTTCCTCCTCGACGACGAGATCGTGGTGCTCGCGGCGGGCGTGGGCGACCCGGCCGGGCGCGCGGTGACCACCACCGTCGACAGCCGCATCGCCGCACCCGGGGACACGCTCGCCCTCACGGGACGGTTCGCCGACGGCACGCCCTGGCCGGGCCCAGGAGCCCAGGCGGCCGGGCACAGCGCCCCGCTCGCCTGGCTCCGGTACGCGAACGACACCCGGCGCACGGCCGTCGGCTACGCCTTCCTGACCGGCCCCCGGAACCGGGGCGGCGCCGCGGGCCACCCGGCCCCGGCCCCGACAGCGCCTCCGACGGCAACCTTGGAGACCGTCACGCGGAGCCTGCAGGCCGTCAACACCACCAACCCGGCGACCTCGGTCACCAAGCAGGTCTTCTGGCTCGGCGTGGAGCAAACCGCCGGCGCGCCCGAGGGCACGCTGGCGTACGCGCTGCTGCCGGGCGCCACCGAAGCGCGGCTGCGCGCCTACGCGCACGAACCGCTGACCGTGCTCGCCAACACTCCCCGGCTCCAGGCCGTCGAGCACACCGGCCTCGGCCTCCTCGCCGCCAACGCCTTCGTACCCGGCACGCACCGGGTGGGCCGGCGGCTCACGGTCGACGGACCGGCGTCCGTCCTGCTGCGGGAGGGCCGTGACGGTGCGCTCTCGCTCGCCGTCTGCGATCCGACCACGCACCGGGACACGGTCACCATCACGGTGCACGGCAGGCCGCTGCGCACGGTCACGGCGGACGACGGCGTCGGCGTCCACCGCGTCCCCGGCGGCACCCGCGTCGAGGTCACCACCCGCCACGCTTACGGCCGGAGCCTGACGGCCACGCTGCGGTAA